From a single Mycolicibacterium mengxianglii genomic region:
- a CDS encoding WXG100 family type VII secretion target → MPKRLSVDPHALNHAATTVAARGDEWVSGHAAASSRISSARLGWTGRSADALAGRAAKWDSRAKALQHQIENHANDIRVTATSFTQADENHSTVLRNVAAGLPNPD, encoded by the coding sequence ATGCCCAAACGATTGTCGGTCGACCCGCATGCGCTGAATCATGCAGCCACCACAGTCGCTGCTCGCGGTGACGAGTGGGTCAGCGGCCACGCCGCCGCGAGCTCACGCATTTCGTCTGCACGCCTGGGCTGGACGGGTCGCTCTGCAGACGCGTTGGCCGGCCGCGCCGCAAAATGGGACTCGCGCGCCAAGGCTCTACAGCACCAAATCGAGAATCACGCCAACGATATTCGAGTCACCGCCACCTCGTTTACCCAGGCCGACGAAAATCACAGCACGGTGCTGCGCAACGTC